CGAACTCGCGCACCACGCCGAGATTGTGCGAGATGAACAGGACCGAGGTGCCATGCCGCTCGACCTGCTCGCGCATCAGCTTCAGCGTCTGCGCCTGCACCGTGACGTCGAGGGCCGTGCCCGGCTCGTCGGCGATCAGCAGGGACGGTTCATTGGCCAGCGCCATCGCGATCATGACGCGCTGGTTCATGCCGCCCGAGAGCTGGAAAGGATAGGATTCCAGAACGCGGGCCGGGTCCGGGATGGAAACATCGGCGAGCGCCTTTTCGGCGCGCATCTGCGCTTCCGCGGCAGTGATCGCCGGGTTGGCCCGCCGCAGCACCTCGTGGAACTGGGTGAACACTGGATAGACCGGATTGAGCGACGAGGTCGGGTCCTGGAAGATCATCGACATGCGCGTGCCGCGCAGTGCGTGGCGCTCGGCTTCGGAAAGCTTCGAAAGATCGCGACCTTCGAACTCGACCAGGCCGGAAAGGCGCGCCGACCGCAGCGACTGCAGAAGGCCAAGCACGATGCGGGCGGTGACCGACTTGCCGGAGCCGCTTTCGCCGACGAGAGCGACGCGCTCGCCCTTGTTGATGTGCAGCGAGATGCCATGCAGCACCTCGACCATGCCGGACCAGCTCTTGAAGCCGAGCTTGAGATCGCGGATGCGCAGAGTGGGGCCGCTCATTGCTCGGCCCCCAGGATCTCGCGTAGCGCGTCGCCGATGAGGTTGAAGCCGAACACCGCGACCAGGATCGCCAGGCCCGGGAACACGGTCAGCCACCAGGAGTCGGGCAGGTATTTCGCGCCTTCCGCGACCATCGAGCCGAGATCGGGCGTGGGCGGCTGGACGCCGAGGCCGAGGAAGGAGAGTGACGAGGCGATGAGGATGACGAAGCCGAAGTCGAGCGTCATCTTGGTGAGGATCGACGGCACGCAGTTCGGCAGGATCTCGCGGAACATCACGTGCAGCTTCGACGCGCCGATGATCTCGGCGGCGAGCACGTAGCCCTCCTCCTTCTCGGAGCGCGCGAGGTTGTAGACGAGGCGCGTGTACCAGGGCCACCACATGGCGGTGACCGCGATCATGCCGTTTGTCAGCGTCGGCTCCAGCAGGCCCATCATCGACATGGCGAGCACCAGCGGCGGGATGGACAGGAAGACATCGGTGATGCGCATCAGGACATATTCGGTCCAGCCGCCGAGATAGCCGGCGAAAAGGCCGATCGCGACGCCGATCGGCACCGCGATGGCGAGCACCACCACGCCGAGGATCAGCGAGATGCGATAGGCGTAGAGGATGCGCGAGAACAGGTCGCGGCCGACGAGATCGGTGCCGAAGATGTAGGGCCATTCCGGCGGCTTGTTGAAGTTGGCGAAGTCGACCACCGCGCCGCGGTGCAGCGGAAACGGCGCGATGAAATCCGCGAACACCGCCGACAGCACGACCAGCGCGACGAGGATCAGGCCGAGCAGCGAAAGCGGATTGCGCAGCAGGACGGCGAGGGTGCGATTCATGACGCCCTCTGCGAGTAACGGATGCGCGGGTTGATGAAGGCGATCAGGAGGTCGACGATCACGTTGACGATCAGGAACATGGCCGAGATGACCAGCACCGTGCCCACGATGGCGTTGAGGTCCTTGCGCAGGATGACCGCCACGCCGTAGCGCGACAGGCCCGGCCAGGCGAACACCGCCTCGACCAGGAAGGCGTTGCCGAGCATCGCCGCGAAGTCGAGGCCGATGATCGTCATCGACGGGATGAGCGAGGGCCGGAAGGCATAGCGCCAGGCGATGCGCTTCTCCGGGAAGCCGTAGGATTTCGCCATCTCGATATAGGGCCGTTCGTAGGTCTCCACCATGTTGGAACGCGTCAGCCGGGCGGCCTGCGCGATGCCGGCCAGCGCCAACGCAAAGGCGGGCAGGATGATGTGCCAAGCGGCGTTGCCGAACGCCCTGACATTGCCGGCGAGCAACGTATCGATCAGCAGGAACCCGGTCACCGGTGGGATGACGAAGGAATCCGCGATCCGGCCCGCGATCGGGAAGAGCGGGATGAAGAAGGCGAAGAGCAGCATGAAGATCACCGCCCAGACGAAGCTGGGCGCGGACACGCCGAGCAGCGTGACGATGCGCACCGAATGGTCGATCCAGGAGCCGCGATAGCGCGCCGAGAGCACGCCGAGCGGCAGCCCGAACAACACCATCATCAGGCCCGCAGCGAAGACCAGCTCAAGGGTCGCAGGCAGGAAGTCGGCGATGTCCCGCGTCACCGGGCGGTTGGTGTAAAGCGAGATGCCCAGGTCGCCGCGGGCGAGATCGGCGAGGAAGTAGCCGTATTGGAGGACGAACGGGTCATCGAGATGCAGCCGGTCGCGTAGCGCCGCGACAGCCTCCGCCGTGGCGTTGGGACCGAGCGCGATACGCGCAGGGTCGCCGGGGATCACCCGGGCGATGGCGAAGATCAGCAGGGAAACGCCGACCAGGACGATCAACGATGTTCCCAGCCGCTTCGCGAGGAGGCGGAGGACAGGCGGCATGGCGGATCCGCTCGGTTGGAGTAAATCCCCAGCCGACGACGCTTGCCGCCGGCCGGATGCGAGAGCGGCTCGGGCCGCTATTCGTTCATTTCCATCAGCCGGAAGGAAAAGCCGAAGCCCGAGAGGTTGAACGCCTTGGCGGGATCGGTCAGCGCCGGCACGCTCACCCGCTTCGACGCCGCGAACACGGCCACCTGATCGTAGGCGTAGATCGACGGAGCGATCTCGACCAGCCGCTTGTTCAGTGCCGAATAGGCTGCCGCACGGCCAGCCTCGTCCGCGATCGAACGGCCTTCGTCGAGATACTTGTCGACCTCGGCGTCCTGGAGATATTCCGGCGACTGCCAGGTGCCCTTCGCGCTCGAGTGATACATGCCGTAGAGCAGCGTGTCGGGATCGCCGGTGATCGACGCCACGAAGAGCTGCGAGATGTTCGGCGTGTTCTCGGGCTTCGACACCTGTTCGGAGAACAGCGCCCAGGGCAGCTTCTTGATCTCGGACTTGATGCCGATCTCGGCGAAGTTAGCCTGCATAAGCAGCGCGAAGCGTTCTTCGAGCGGCACCTCGCCGATCCAGGACAGTTCGAGATTGATGTCTTCCGGCTTGTATTTGCACTTCGCCAGATGCGCCTTGGCGGCTTCGAGGTCGCGCTTGTTGGCCATCTCGGCTGGGTTGGCGCCGAGCATGCCGACGAGGATCGCCCCGGTGGACGGCTTGCCCTGAGAGACGGTGTCGTTGATGGCGACCATCTTGATGCCGGCTTCGTAGTCGAAGGCATTGGCCAGCGCGAGGCGGCATTCGACGTCGTCGAGCGGCGCCTTGGTCGTGTTCATCTTGATGTAGAAGCCCGACGTGCCGGACTCCGTGAGGAGCTGGGCGCCGCTGGAGGCGAGCGACTTCAGCACTTCCGGCGGCAGCCACTGCGAGGAGATGTCGTGCTCGCCCTGCGCGATCAGAGTGCGCACGGTGGCGGCTTCAAGC
The Mesorhizobium australicum genome window above contains:
- a CDS encoding ABC transporter permease, whose amino-acid sequence is MNRTLAVLLRNPLSLLGLILVALVVLSAVFADFIAPFPLHRGAVVDFANFNKPPEWPYIFGTDLVGRDLFSRILYAYRISLILGVVVLAIAVPIGVAIGLFAGYLGGWTEYVLMRITDVFLSIPPLVLAMSMMGLLEPTLTNGMIAVTAMWWPWYTRLVYNLARSEKEEGYVLAAEIIGASKLHVMFREILPNCVPSILTKMTLDFGFVILIASSLSFLGLGVQPPTPDLGSMVAEGAKYLPDSWWLTVFPGLAILVAVFGFNLIGDALREILGAEQ
- a CDS encoding ABC transporter substrate-binding protein yields the protein MKNILKTLAAALVAASALTAVTAATATMASAETVLRLDEVAVGELDPGKASDYADSILMFNVYDTLVIPNQGAPGHQGHLAESWTVDGNAYTFKLRPGVKFHSGNPFTAEDVVFSLERTKALGQGLTYLFDVVEKVEAVDESTVKFTLSRPYSPFVASLVKLPIVDKKLVLANLGAGDGEMKDWGQAFLSSNDAGSGAYKVTSHNPQQETVMAKNADYFLGVPAKAPDTVRLRYGLEAATVRTLIAQGEHDISSQWLPPEVLKSLASSGAQLLTESGTSGFYIKMNTTKAPLDDVECRLALANAFDYEAGIKMVAINDTVSQGKPSTGAILVGMLGANPAEMANKRDLEAAKAHLAKCKYKPEDINLELSWIGEVPLEERFALLMQANFAEIGIKSEIKKLPWALFSEQVSKPENTPNISQLFVASITGDPDTLLYGMYHSSAKGTWQSPEYLQDAEVDKYLDEGRSIADEAGRAAAYSALNKRLVEIAPSIYAYDQVAVFAASKRVSVPALTDPAKAFNLSGFGFSFRLMEMNE
- a CDS encoding ABC transporter ATP-binding protein → MSGPTLRIRDLKLGFKSWSGMVEVLHGISLHINKGERVALVGESGSGKSVTARIVLGLLQSLRSARLSGLVEFEGRDLSKLSEAERHALRGTRMSMIFQDPTSSLNPVYPVFTQFHEVLRRANPAITAAEAQMRAEKALADVSIPDPARVLESYPFQLSGGMNQRVMIAMALANEPSLLIADEPGTALDVTVQAQTLKLMREQVERHGTSVLFISHNLGVVREFADRVYVIYKGRIAEQGSAAALFEDPRHPYTQALLAAVPRITGEGIPEIDDASNAYFAPTVVHEGNGEPEGAS
- a CDS encoding ABC transporter permease, which codes for MPPVLRLLAKRLGTSLIVLVGVSLLIFAIARVIPGDPARIALGPNATAEAVAALRDRLHLDDPFVLQYGYFLADLARGDLGISLYTNRPVTRDIADFLPATLELVFAAGLMMVLFGLPLGVLSARYRGSWIDHSVRIVTLLGVSAPSFVWAVIFMLLFAFFIPLFPIAGRIADSFVIPPVTGFLLIDTLLAGNVRAFGNAAWHIILPAFALALAGIAQAARLTRSNMVETYERPYIEMAKSYGFPEKRIAWRYAFRPSLIPSMTIIGLDFAAMLGNAFLVEAVFAWPGLSRYGVAVILRKDLNAIVGTVLVISAMFLIVNVIVDLLIAFINPRIRYSQRAS